The following proteins come from a genomic window of candidate division TA06 bacterium B3_TA06:
- a CDS encoding 2-C-methyl-D-erythritol 2,4-cyclodiphosphate synthase gives MRVGFGFDSHPLVKDRPLVIGGVKIHYDRGLSGHSDADVLLHAIADALLGAAGLPSIGELFPDTDPAYKDADSTALLERVVVLVREQGYSIVNLDCTVLAEEPKLVPYRDKMRERISGILGIPTTNIAIKPKRGEGMGFVGRKEGISAMAAVLLE, from the coding sequence ATGCGAGTAGGGTTCGGTTTCGATTCTCATCCTCTTGTTAAGGATAGACCCTTGGTAATCGGCGGGGTAAAGATACACTACGACCGGGGTCTTTCGGGCCATTCGGACGCAGACGTTCTACTTCACGCGATAGCCGATGCGCTCCTCGGCGCGGCAGGGCTTCCAAGCATCGGAGAACTCTTTCCTGACACCGATCCAGCCTACAAAGACGCTGACAGCACCGCGCTCCTTGAGAGAGTAGTGGTTTTGGTACGGGAACAAGGTTACAGTATCGTCAATCTTGACTGCACCGTGCTCGCCGAAGAACCTAAGCTGGTTCCTTACCGGGATAAGATGCGTGAGCGCATATCAGGAATCCTGGGTATTCCCACAACCAACATCGCAATAAAGCCAAAGAGGGGGGAGGGTATGGGGTTCGTTGGCCGCAAAGAGGGCATCTCAGCCATGGCCGCCGTCCTGCTTGAATAG
- a CDS encoding RNA 2',3'-cyclic phosphodiesterase translates to MPCPYVLDIRRRRVILRLMRVFFGIGLPPDIRKQVGDFLETLRTRLPRMKWVEEKNLHITLRFMGEVEETRLTAIIGAARETASGLEGFRMVLGSLGAFPNPRRARVFWWGLSEGAEESSNLFNRLEGCLVGQGFESEKRRYHPHITLARLRYPSPLRLDSFTLPEGLSFTASSFTLYQSTLTPNGPIYKIVEEFKLE, encoded by the coding sequence GTGCCGTGCCCCTACGTTCTTGACATCCGCAGGCGCAGGGTTATACTTCGCCTGATGAGGGTTTTCTTTGGCATAGGGCTGCCCCCAGACATCCGCAAACAGGTTGGTGATTTTTTAGAAACTTTGAGGACTCGGCTTCCCCGCATGAAGTGGGTGGAAGAGAAGAACCTCCACATCACGCTGAGATTCATGGGAGAGGTGGAAGAAACCAGACTGACTGCTATCATTGGAGCGGCGCGCGAGACTGCATCAGGTCTGGAGGGATTCCGGATGGTGCTTGGATCACTAGGAGCGTTTCCTAATCCCAGGCGCGCCCGTGTGTTCTGGTGGGGACTTTCAGAGGGGGCAGAAGAATCCAGTAATCTGTTTAATCGCCTTGAGGGATGTTTGGTGGGCCAAGGGTTCGAATCGGAGAAAAGACGCTACCATCCACACATTACGCTTGCTCGTCTTCGCTATCCTTCACCGCTTCGGCTTGACTCATTCACTCTACCGGAAGGGCTCTCCTTTACTGCCTCCAGCTTCACCCTCTATCAAAGCACCCTTACCCCAAATGGACCCATCTATAAAATCGTAGAGGAGTTCAAACTTGAGTGA